A single window of Ananas comosus cultivar F153 linkage group 19, ASM154086v1, whole genome shotgun sequence DNA harbors:
- the LOC109725034 gene encoding 40S ribosomal protein S12-like, with amino-acid sequence MAAEDGVAAEVSATPVLGEPMDLMTALQLVMKKSLAHDGLIRGLHEAAKAIEKHAAQLCVLAEDCDQPDYIKLVKALCADHNVHLVTVPNAKTLGEWAGLCKIDSEGKARKVVGCSCVVVKDYGEESEGLNVVQEYVKAH; translated from the exons ATGGCGGC TGAAGATGGTGTTGCGGCTGAAGTATCTGCCACTCCAGTTCTTGGAGAGCCCATGGATCTAATGACGGCTCTGCAACTGGTGATGAAGAAATCACTGGCGCACGATGGGCTTATTCGCGGGCTTCACGAAGCGGCCAAAGCGATAGAGAAGCACGCCGCGCAGCTTTGTGTTCTCGCCGAGGATTGCGACCAGCCCGATTATATCAAGTTGGTCAAAGCCCTTTGTGCCGATCACAATGTGCATTTGGTCACTGTGCCGAATGCCAAAACTCTCGGCGAGTGGGCAGGG CTCTGCAAAATCGACTCGGAGGGAAAAGCGAGAAAAGTTGTAGGTTGTTCATGTGTGGTGGTCAAG GATTATGGCGAGGAATCGGAGGGCCTTAACGTCGTGCAGGAGTATGTGAAGGCTCACTAA